One segment of Macrotis lagotis isolate mMagLag1 chromosome 1, bilby.v1.9.chrom.fasta, whole genome shotgun sequence DNA contains the following:
- the LOC141517332 gene encoding olfactory receptor 2D2-like — protein MSQTNQTWVTEFVLLGISDDPQIQLLHFVLFLVVYLVTVFGNLLLITLVLTDSQLHIPMYFFLCNLSTADLFFSTSIVPETLFNLLSRRKNISFIGCASQLLLFLLFGCTECALLAVMSYDRYLAICNPMHYPLIMTGRVCAHLSLGCWAIGILVSLVDTTFTLRLPYQGDNKTDHFFCEPPAILALASADIHSAETAIFLMGILVILAPVSLILVSYGSIIVTVIRMKITSGRLKAFSTCGSHLLVVTLFYGSGIICYMIPKSAKLLGKLMSMFYSVITAMLNPLIYSLKNKDVKRALRNAAIKRLFCKL, from the coding sequence ATGAGCCAGACCAATCAGACCTGGGTTACAGAATTTGTCCTTTTGGGTATTTCTGATGATCCTCAGATTCAACTGCTGCACTTTGTGCTATTCCTGGTGGTCTACTTGGTTACTGTTTTTGGAAATCTGCTCCTCATCACCCTGGTTCTGACTGATTCACAGCTTCATATACCCATGTACTTTTTTCTATGCAACTTGTCTACAGCTGACCTCTTCTTTTCTACCTCCATTGTTCCAGAAACCCTATTCAACTTACtctccaggagaaagaacatatcCTTCATAGGATGCGCATCTCagcttcttctcttcctcctttttggtTGCACAGAGTGTGCACTGCTAGCTGTGATGTCCTATGACAGGTACTTGGCAATCTGTAATCCCATGCACTACCCACTCATCATGACAGGGAGGGTGTGTGCCCACCTATCCTTGGGGTGCTGGGCTATTGGTATTCTAGTGTCCTTGGTGGACACAACATTTACATTAAGGCTCCCTTATCAAGGAGACAATAAGACTGATCATTTCTTTTGTGAGCCCCCAGCAATCCTGGCCCTGGCATCTGCAGACATCCACAGTGCAGAGACAGCCATTTTCCTTATGGGTATCTTAGTCATTCTTGCACCTGTATCCCTGATCCTGGTCTCCTATGGCTCTATAATAGTGACTGTGATCAGGATGAAGATAACCTCAGGGAGACTTAAGGCATTCTCTACATGTGGCTCCCACCTTCTTGTAGTCACTCTTTTTTATGGGTCAGGAATAATCTGTTACATGATACCTAAGTCTGCTAAATTGTTGGGGAAGCTGATGTCAATGTTTTATTCAGTGATAACAGCCATGCTTAACCCTCTCATCTACAGCCTGAAGAACAAAGATGTGAAGAGAGCACTCAGGAATGCAGCCATTAAGAGACTGTTCTGTAAACTCTGA